A window from Zingiber officinale cultivar Zhangliang chromosome 7A, Zo_v1.1, whole genome shotgun sequence encodes these proteins:
- the LOC122001027 gene encoding aldehyde dehydrogenase family 3 member H1-like isoform X2, which translates to MKEGSETKLGEDYKGGSAHIDGGEKMEGGAFDGARAAELTAELRRSFDSGRTRSYEWRAAQLKGIARMIEEKEADIMAALHDDLAKPQMESFLHEISLAKASCTFALKELKRWMKPEKVPASITTFPSSAVILPEPLGIALIISAWNYPFLLSIDPVIGAIAAGNAVALKPSEVSPATSSLFAKVLPTYVDNSCIKVVEGSISETTVLLEQKWDKIFYTGSKNVGRIVMVAAAKHLTPVTLELGGKSPVIVDSNVNIKVTAKRIAVGKWGSNNGQACIAPDYILTTKAFAKTLVDALKITLDKFYGKDPLESADLSRVVNDKHFSRLTNLLNDQNVSGTIIYGGQWDEKRLKIAPTLLLDVPHDTMMMDEEIFGPLLPIITFEKIEQCFDFIQSKEKPLAAYLFTKDKKLEEKFVQTVSAGGILINDTGLHFANPHLPFGGVGESGIGAYHGKFSFDTFSHKKAVLSRSFAGEASARYPPYTQQKQKILRGLINGSFIALLLALIGWPRD; encoded by the exons ATGAAAGAAGGCTCGGAGACCAAGTTGGGTGAGGACTACAAG GGTGGATCGGCACATATCGACGGAGGCGAGAAGATGGAGGGAGGAGCCTTCGACGGCGCCAGGGCGGCCGAACTGACCGCGGAGCTCAGGAGGAGCTTTGACTCCGGGAGGACGCGGAGCTACGAGTGGAGAGCCGCGCAGCTGAAGGGCATAGCGAGGATGATTGAGGAAAAGGAGGCGGATATCATGGCGGCCCTCCACGACGATCTCGCCAAGCCCCAGATGGAGTCCTTCCTACATGAG ATTTCACTGGCAAAAGCATCATGTACATTTGCCCTAAAAGAATTGAAACGCTGGATGAAACCTGAAAAG GTACCAGCATCCATTACCACTTTTCCATCATCAGCTGTAATTCTTCCAGAGCCCTTAGGCATTGCATTGATCATTTCAGCTTGGAACTATCCATTCT TGCTGTCTATTGACCCAGTGATTGGAGCCATAGCAGCAGGCAATGCTGTTGCTCTGAAACCATCAGAAGTTTCCCCGGCCACATCATCTCTTTTTGCAAAGGTTTTACCAACGTATGTCGATAATTCTTGCATAAAAGTCGTCGAGGGTTCCATCAGTGAAACAACAGTACTTCTTGAGCAAAAGTgggataaaatattttatacag GTAGCAAAAACGTGGGACGCATTGTGATGGTGGCTGCTGCAAAGCATCTAACACCAGTAACCTTGGAGCTTGGAGGGAAATCTCCCGTTATTGTGGATTCAAACGTCAACATTAAa GTCACAGCAAAGAGAATCGCAGTGGGCAAGTGGGGATCTAACAATGGACAAGCTTGTATTGCTCCAGATTATATTCTGACAACAAAAGCATTTGCAAAAACACTG GTAGATGCTCTAAAGATAACTTTGGATAAATTCTACGGGAAGGATCCATTGGAATCAGCAGATTTGTCTCGCGTTGTCAATGATAAGCATTTCTCACGCTTGACAAATCTTTTAAATGACCAAAATGTTTCTGGCACAATAATCTATGGAGGTCAATGGGATGAAAAACGCCT GAAGATTGCTCCTACCCTCTTGTTAGATGTTCCACATGATACAATGATGATGGATGAAGAAATATTTGGTCCTTTGCTTCCAATTATCACT TTTGAGAAAATAGAACAGTGTTTTGATTTTATCCAATCAAAGGAAAAGCCTCTTGCAGCCTATCTTTTCACGAAAGACAAGAAGTTAGAAGAGAAATTTGTCCAAACTGTATCTGCAGGTGGCATTCTCATCAATGACACCGGCCTACAT TTTGCGAATCCGCATTTGCCATTCGGTGGTGTAGGCGAGAGTGGCATAGGCGCTTACCATGGAAAATTTTCATTTGACACATTTAGTCACAAAAAGGCTGTGTTGTCTCGTAGCTTTGCTGGGGAAGCCTCTGCTAGATACCCTCCATACACACAACAGAAGCAGAAGATTCTGAGGGGACTGATCAATGGTAGCTTCATAGCTCTTCTTCTCGCTTTAATTGGATGGCCAAGAGATTAG
- the LOC121999231 gene encoding uncharacterized protein LOC121999231 — protein MPAAAEAPIPPSEGRSSNVCVWFISCLFFLILLVGGGFLVLYITLAETEDTSWFPVAGMILVAIPWVFWILTCFYRLITMRNRGEEGGGERQPVAVAKASALNSPRTAAAQDSPVHSPGGARKVRFGNATVMGDGGEASGKAPGGNEADHGGSNATNVDAGSSLNSHESEEPLALSPSSVA, from the coding sequence ATGCCGGCGGCCGCCGAAGCTCCGATACCGCCGAGCGAGGGGAGGAGCAGCAACGTCTGCGTCTGGTTCATCTCCTGcctcttcttcctcatcctcctCGTCGGCGGAGGCTTCCTCGTCCTCTACATCACCTTGGCAGAAACAGAGGACACGAGTTGGTTTCCCGTCGCTGGAATGATCCTGGTGGCCATTCCCTGGGTCTTTTGGATCCTAACATGCTTTTACCGGCTCATTACGATGAGAAACAGAggggaagaaggaggaggagagcggcagccggtggcggtggctaaagCTTCAGCGCTTAATTCCCCGAGGACGGCGGCCGCTCAAGACTCGCCGGTCCATTCTCCGGGCGGCGCAAGGAAGGTTCGGTTCGGCAATGCGACCGTCATGGGCGACGGTGGTGAGGCGTCAGGGAAGGCACCGGGAGGCAACGAGGCCGATCATGGAGGCTCCAATGCCACGAACGTCGACGCTGGATCGTCGCTCAACTCGCATGAAAGCGAAGAGCCGTTGGCTTTATCGCCGTCATCAGTCGCGTGA
- the LOC122001027 gene encoding aldehyde dehydrogenase family 3 member H1-like isoform X1: protein MKEGSETKLGEDYKVRGGSAHIDGGEKMEGGAFDGARAAELTAELRRSFDSGRTRSYEWRAAQLKGIARMIEEKEADIMAALHDDLAKPQMESFLHEISLAKASCTFALKELKRWMKPEKVPASITTFPSSAVILPEPLGIALIISAWNYPFLLSIDPVIGAIAAGNAVALKPSEVSPATSSLFAKVLPTYVDNSCIKVVEGSISETTVLLEQKWDKIFYTGSKNVGRIVMVAAAKHLTPVTLELGGKSPVIVDSNVNIKVTAKRIAVGKWGSNNGQACIAPDYILTTKAFAKTLVDALKITLDKFYGKDPLESADLSRVVNDKHFSRLTNLLNDQNVSGTIIYGGQWDEKRLKIAPTLLLDVPHDTMMMDEEIFGPLLPIITFEKIEQCFDFIQSKEKPLAAYLFTKDKKLEEKFVQTVSAGGILINDTGLHFANPHLPFGGVGESGIGAYHGKFSFDTFSHKKAVLSRSFAGEASARYPPYTQQKQKILRGLINGSFIALLLALIGWPRD from the exons ATGAAAGAAGGCTCGGAGACCAAGTTGGGTGAGGACTACAAGGTTAGG GGTGGATCGGCACATATCGACGGAGGCGAGAAGATGGAGGGAGGAGCCTTCGACGGCGCCAGGGCGGCCGAACTGACCGCGGAGCTCAGGAGGAGCTTTGACTCCGGGAGGACGCGGAGCTACGAGTGGAGAGCCGCGCAGCTGAAGGGCATAGCGAGGATGATTGAGGAAAAGGAGGCGGATATCATGGCGGCCCTCCACGACGATCTCGCCAAGCCCCAGATGGAGTCCTTCCTACATGAG ATTTCACTGGCAAAAGCATCATGTACATTTGCCCTAAAAGAATTGAAACGCTGGATGAAACCTGAAAAG GTACCAGCATCCATTACCACTTTTCCATCATCAGCTGTAATTCTTCCAGAGCCCTTAGGCATTGCATTGATCATTTCAGCTTGGAACTATCCATTCT TGCTGTCTATTGACCCAGTGATTGGAGCCATAGCAGCAGGCAATGCTGTTGCTCTGAAACCATCAGAAGTTTCCCCGGCCACATCATCTCTTTTTGCAAAGGTTTTACCAACGTATGTCGATAATTCTTGCATAAAAGTCGTCGAGGGTTCCATCAGTGAAACAACAGTACTTCTTGAGCAAAAGTgggataaaatattttatacag GTAGCAAAAACGTGGGACGCATTGTGATGGTGGCTGCTGCAAAGCATCTAACACCAGTAACCTTGGAGCTTGGAGGGAAATCTCCCGTTATTGTGGATTCAAACGTCAACATTAAa GTCACAGCAAAGAGAATCGCAGTGGGCAAGTGGGGATCTAACAATGGACAAGCTTGTATTGCTCCAGATTATATTCTGACAACAAAAGCATTTGCAAAAACACTG GTAGATGCTCTAAAGATAACTTTGGATAAATTCTACGGGAAGGATCCATTGGAATCAGCAGATTTGTCTCGCGTTGTCAATGATAAGCATTTCTCACGCTTGACAAATCTTTTAAATGACCAAAATGTTTCTGGCACAATAATCTATGGAGGTCAATGGGATGAAAAACGCCT GAAGATTGCTCCTACCCTCTTGTTAGATGTTCCACATGATACAATGATGATGGATGAAGAAATATTTGGTCCTTTGCTTCCAATTATCACT TTTGAGAAAATAGAACAGTGTTTTGATTTTATCCAATCAAAGGAAAAGCCTCTTGCAGCCTATCTTTTCACGAAAGACAAGAAGTTAGAAGAGAAATTTGTCCAAACTGTATCTGCAGGTGGCATTCTCATCAATGACACCGGCCTACAT TTTGCGAATCCGCATTTGCCATTCGGTGGTGTAGGCGAGAGTGGCATAGGCGCTTACCATGGAAAATTTTCATTTGACACATTTAGTCACAAAAAGGCTGTGTTGTCTCGTAGCTTTGCTGGGGAAGCCTCTGCTAGATACCCTCCATACACACAACAGAAGCAGAAGATTCTGAGGGGACTGATCAATGGTAGCTTCATAGCTCTTCTTCTCGCTTTAATTGGATGGCCAAGAGATTAG
- the LOC122001029 gene encoding probable L-ascorbate peroxidase 6, chloroplastic/mitochondrial, with translation MPMAMRFSSSVASRLVSTASKSASSTAWSLIASRGEVSAAVSSVSDPAQLRSASDDIKELLQKNHCHPILVRLGWHDAGTYDKNIEGWPKRGGANGSLRFDIELKHAANAGLVNALKLLLPVKDKYSRVSYADLFQLASATAIEEAGGPRIPMKYGRVDVSAPDQCPEEGRLPAAGPPSPAGHLRDVFYRMGFTDKEIVALSGAHTLGRARPDRSGWGKPETKYTKDGPGSPGGQSWTVQWLKFDNSYFKDIKERLDDNLLVLPTDATLFEDPHFKIFAEKYARDQGAFFKDYAEAHAKLSNLGAKFDPPEGITLEA, from the exons ATGCCGATGGCGATGCGGTTTTCTTCCTCGGTCGCCTCTCGCCTCGTTTCCACGGCCTCCAAATCG GCATCTTCGACCGCGTGGAGTTTGATTGCGTCTCGAGGCGAGGTATCCGCCGCCGTTTCTTCTGTATCGGATCCGGCTCAATTGAGAAGCGCCAGTGACGACATCAAAGAACTCCTCCAGAAAAACCATTGTCACCCTATCTTG GTTCGCTTGGGATGGCATGATGCTGGCACATATGATAAGAATATTGAGGGATGGCCAAAAAGAGGGGGAGCTAATGGAAGCTTGCGATTTGACATAGAACTGAAACATGCAGCTAATGCTG GATTGGTAAATGCTTTAAAGCTTCTTCTGCCTGTGAAGGACAAGTATTCACGTGTCAGTTATGCAGACCTTTTCCAGTTAGCTAGTGCTACAGCAATTGAG GAGGCTGGAGGCCCAAGAATCCCAATGAAATATGGAAGAGTTGATGTCTCTGCCCCTGATCAGTGCCCAGAAGAGGGAAGATTACCTG CTGCTGGCCCACCTTCACCAGCTGGTCATTTGAGGGATGTCTTCTATAGAATGGGGTTTACTGATAAG GAAATTGTTGCACTTTCTGGTGCACACACTCTAGGTAGAGCCAGACCTGATCGCAGTGGCTGGGGAAAACCAGAAACAAAATATACA AAAGATGGTCCTGGAAGCCCTGGTGGACAGTCGTGGACAGTACAATGGTTAAAATTTGATAATAGCTACTTCAAG GATATCAAAGAGCGATTAGACGATAATCTACTAGTTTTGCCCACCGATGCCACTCTGTTTGAAGATCCACACTTCAAG ATATTTGCTGAGAAATATGCAAGAGATCAAGGCGCATTTTTCAAAGATTATGCTGAAGCTCACGCCAAGCTCAGCAACCtaggtgccaaatttgatcctccAGAG GGCATCACGTTGGAAGCATAA